In a single window of the Leptospira sanjuanensis genome:
- a CDS encoding tetratricopeptide repeat protein: MGLRIFLFSVLLCSISTSLYADLKEGKKAYAKKDFSKAMDEFQKFNNANPSSGEAWMYMGYIYEYRRDYPKSIQAFKKAVGLNLPKKDLVNCYQKIILYFNYQRDYHEVIAYSNRLLRIDPDLTHIQKIRSTAEERLSSGHVVHHRPKKQTTEEPETSGPSTEEEYLKILKKEPGDESARWNLSLIYANRKEFQKAEILLEGLVKDFPEKHDYLYKYGVILIRLEKYQEALRILDKLEDKIGSGSPKMLYYANLNQAVAYHKMKRYEEAAKYYRKSYAVNTTVQPLIGLTKLKYEVKDCENAIKTAEKALEFGERTHEIRMYLALCKIQNKEETEGYTILKEIASKLEKENPEFKNLPDVYNDGILKLARYYTNHGEYEKALRYFHSVQSSEEEEREYRFYLGKAYYYTGKIDQAILMLEKVGGSSGAYYLLAKCYANKDDLEKTMEYIRKAANMKPAIWAAAAEEKEFDRFKEKSLFKSFLESKGGDKEKNQDSQALDKT, translated from the coding sequence ATGGGCTTGCGGATTTTTCTTTTTTCAGTTCTTTTGTGTTCCATTTCAACTTCGTTGTACGCGGATTTGAAAGAAGGAAAGAAAGCGTATGCGAAAAAAGATTTTTCCAAGGCCATGGATGAGTTCCAAAAGTTCAACAATGCAAATCCTTCTTCCGGAGAAGCGTGGATGTACATGGGATATATCTACGAATATAGAAGGGATTATCCGAAGTCCATTCAGGCGTTCAAGAAAGCAGTCGGTCTAAATCTACCGAAAAAAGATTTGGTAAACTGTTATCAGAAGATCATTCTCTATTTCAATTATCAAAGAGATTATCACGAAGTTATCGCGTATTCCAATCGTTTGTTGAGAATCGATCCGGATCTAACTCACATTCAAAAAATCAGATCCACCGCGGAGGAAAGGCTTTCGTCCGGCCACGTAGTTCATCATCGCCCCAAAAAACAGACAACGGAAGAACCGGAAACAAGCGGTCCGAGTACGGAAGAAGAATATCTTAAAATTCTAAAGAAAGAACCCGGGGACGAATCGGCGCGCTGGAATCTTTCCCTAATCTACGCGAATCGCAAAGAGTTTCAAAAAGCGGAAATTTTATTGGAAGGACTTGTCAAAGACTTTCCCGAAAAACACGATTATCTGTATAAATACGGCGTGATTCTTATCCGTTTGGAGAAGTATCAGGAAGCTCTTCGCATATTGGATAAGCTCGAGGATAAAATCGGAAGCGGCAGTCCGAAAATGTTGTATTATGCAAATCTAAATCAAGCCGTTGCATATCACAAAATGAAACGATACGAAGAAGCCGCGAAGTATTACAGAAAATCCTATGCGGTTAATACGACGGTTCAGCCTTTGATCGGATTGACCAAACTCAAGTACGAAGTCAAAGATTGCGAGAATGCGATCAAAACGGCGGAAAAAGCGCTCGAATTCGGCGAAAGGACACATGAGATTCGCATGTATCTCGCACTTTGTAAAATTCAAAATAAAGAAGAAACCGAAGGTTATACGATCCTTAAAGAGATCGCTTCCAAACTGGAAAAGGAAAACCCCGAATTTAAGAATCTTCCCGACGTTTACAACGACGGTATTTTGAAACTCGCCCGTTATTATACCAATCACGGAGAATACGAAAAAGCTCTTCGCTATTTTCACTCCGTTCAATCTTCGGAGGAAGAAGAGCGCGAATATCGATTTTATCTCGGAAAGGCTTACTACTACACTGGAAAGATCGATCAGGCGATTCTTATGTTGGAAAAGGTCGGCGGTTCTTCGGGAGCGTATTATCTGCTGGCAAAATGTTATGCGAACAAGGACGACCTTGAAAAGACTATGGAGTACATTCGTAAGGCGGCGAATATGAAACCGGCGATTTGGGCCGCCGCCGCGGAAGAGAAAGAATTCGATCGGTTTAAGGAAAAGTCCTTGTTTAAATCTTTTTTAGAATCCAAAGGCGGCGATAAAGAGAAGAATCAGGATTCTCAGGCACTCGATAAAACCTGA
- a CDS encoding type I 3-dehydroquinate dehydratase: protein MNPREFKVVLTVSENEFFSLKEHPACDWIEIRLDLFSPESIRTRLSDKIKELNAKCVFTYRQAGDTDQTTASKENELDFQNVINSIDPKEHYLDLELNRSNDLFGSHADRGFGLVRSVHKFDGILSEQELRDWVRKDPYLDGKKKYEGILPLVYKFAVFPNSVSELTNFLTSFRSIANEYKNLNVFLTGICMGPMGVISRVFPDFFGSIFTYCCLTEPKAPGQVDLNSLHRLRSSQ from the coding sequence ATGAATCCACGGGAATTTAAAGTCGTTCTTACCGTCAGTGAGAATGAATTTTTTTCTCTCAAAGAACATCCCGCTTGCGATTGGATCGAAATTCGTTTGGATTTATTTTCACCTGAAAGCATTCGAACAAGGCTGAGCGACAAAATCAAAGAATTGAACGCGAAGTGCGTTTTTACTTACAGACAGGCCGGAGATACGGATCAAACAACGGCTTCCAAAGAGAATGAATTAGATTTTCAGAATGTGATAAACTCGATCGATCCGAAAGAGCACTATCTCGATCTGGAGTTGAATCGATCCAACGACCTTTTCGGATCACACGCGGATAGAGGTTTCGGATTGGTCCGATCCGTTCACAAATTCGACGGTATTTTATCCGAACAGGAATTGCGGGATTGGGTCCGTAAGGATCCTTATTTGGATGGAAAGAAAAAATACGAAGGAATTCTTCCGTTAGTTTATAAATTCGCGGTCTTCCCGAATTCGGTAAGCGAACTCACCAATTTTTTAACTTCCTTTCGCTCGATCGCAAACGAATATAAAAATTTGAATGTGTTTTTGACGGGGATTTGTATGGGTCCAATGGGAGTTATATCGAGGGTTTTCCCAGATTTCTTCGGCTCGATTTTTACGTATTGCTGTTTGACAGAACCGAAGGCTCCCGGTCAGGTCGATTTGAATTCTTTGCATCGGCTAAGAAGCTCGCAGTAA
- a CDS encoding KpsF/GutQ family sugar-phosphate isomerase: protein MDPIFEKIEKAIDTEIESILHFRKNLDPSIKTAIELILQSKGKLIVTGVGKSGDVGKKISSTLSSTGTPSVFLHPADAAHGDAGIISTEDVIVAIGKSGESEELLNLIPTIKNIGAKLISMTANVESRLAKESDVVLITPVLKEACPLELAPTSSTTIALILGDAIAMCLMELKDFKKEDFALYHPAGRLGKRLSLKIDDVMRKEKDLAKVSPNTLLDEILTEITVKRQGATGVTDSSGKLLGIITDFDIRKKLKEGKLDSSITAEQLMNSKPTTFQSGSNAYDVLKQMESRPSPISVAPIVDESQKLIGIVSIHDLLQKGL, encoded by the coding sequence TTGGATCCAATTTTTGAGAAGATAGAAAAAGCGATCGATACGGAGATAGAATCCATTCTCCATTTTAGAAAAAACTTGGACCCGTCTATCAAGACGGCAATCGAATTGATCCTTCAATCCAAAGGAAAATTGATCGTAACCGGAGTCGGCAAGTCCGGAGACGTGGGCAAAAAAATTTCATCCACTCTTTCTTCCACCGGAACTCCATCCGTTTTTTTACATCCTGCCGATGCTGCGCACGGTGACGCGGGAATTATCTCCACAGAAGACGTGATCGTCGCGATCGGAAAATCCGGCGAAAGCGAAGAGCTGTTGAATCTCATTCCCACGATCAAAAACATCGGCGCAAAATTGATTTCGATGACGGCTAACGTAGAATCCCGTCTTGCAAAGGAATCCGATGTCGTTTTGATCACTCCCGTTTTAAAGGAAGCTTGTCCGCTGGAACTCGCTCCGACTTCCAGCACAACGATCGCTTTGATTTTAGGCGATGCGATCGCAATGTGTTTGATGGAGCTGAAGGATTTCAAAAAAGAAGATTTCGCACTTTATCATCCGGCGGGAAGACTCGGCAAACGCCTGAGTTTGAAAATCGACGATGTCATGCGTAAGGAAAAGGATCTTGCAAAGGTTTCTCCGAACACCTTGCTGGACGAAATTCTAACCGAGATCACCGTCAAAAGACAAGGCGCGACCGGAGTTACGGATTCGTCAGGAAAACTTTTGGGAATCATTACCGACTTTGATATCCGCAAAAAATTGAAAGAAGGTAAGTTGGATTCTTCGATTACGGCTGAACAACTTATGAACTCCAAGCCGACCACGTTTCAATCCGGTTCAAACGCGTACGACGTACTAAAACAAATGGAATCCAGACCAAGTCCGATTTCAGTGGCTCCGATCGTGGACGAATCGCAGAAGTTGATCGGAATCGTTTCCATACACGATCTTTTGCAAAAAGGTCTCTAA
- a CDS encoding UpxY family transcription antiterminator, producing MKENSEVNEWYVLYTNPRAEKKLKRLFQERKIECFLPLLSKKKKWSDRWKVVEEPMYPSYIFVKISFYQDKVKVLQLPGAHHFVFYDGKPYVIPDEDLNLVKSFLETYPDKIQIEIQEKLSPGKKVLIQEGPFTGYKAEVISRKNEEQIIVKFPGMNLMTSVTLDIKTLKLEENLGSNF from the coding sequence ATGAAAGAGAATTCTGAAGTCAACGAGTGGTATGTTCTTTATACCAATCCAAGAGCCGAAAAAAAGCTCAAACGATTGTTTCAGGAAAGAAAGATCGAATGTTTTCTTCCGCTTCTTTCTAAAAAGAAAAAGTGGTCCGATCGCTGGAAAGTCGTTGAAGAACCGATGTATCCTTCTTATATCTTCGTAAAGATTTCGTTCTATCAAGACAAAGTTAAAGTTCTCCAGCTACCCGGCGCACATCATTTCGTTTTTTACGATGGAAAACCGTATGTGATTCCGGACGAGGATCTCAATTTAGTGAAATCATTTTTGGAAACATATCCGGACAAGATTCAAATCGAAATTCAGGAAAAACTTTCCCCCGGAAAAAAAGTTCTTATCCAAGAAGGACCGTTTACCGGATACAAGGCCGAAGTCATATCGCGTAAGAATGAGGAGCAGATCATCGTTAAATTTCCGGGAATGAATTTGATGACTTCGGTGACTCTCGATATAAAAACGTTAAAACTGGAGGAAAACCTTGGATCCAATTTTTGA
- a CDS encoding LIC_10042 family TonB-like protein, producing MSIRLSFLASGFFHILIFLFFFIPLFKSESIADLKIFLKRGATPNVTLSLSKEGLGQRSETTPSENSSAEGTLQKEIEKFKNEIHFPQGALDQRLESDCSWEVKIKSDGKGEILRTIQPCRYSIFDVEFQRALKTWKFDLNEGTNLIIPVSFKVDEREF from the coding sequence GTGAGCATTCGCCTTTCTTTTCTCGCTTCCGGCTTCTTTCATATTCTAATATTTTTGTTTTTCTTTATACCGCTCTTTAAATCCGAATCGATCGCCGATCTTAAGATTTTTTTAAAAAGGGGCGCAACCCCAAACGTTACACTCAGCCTTTCCAAGGAAGGCCTAGGTCAGAGATCGGAAACGACCCCGTCCGAAAATTCGAGCGCGGAAGGGACCTTACAAAAAGAAATCGAAAAATTTAAAAACGAAATCCACTTTCCGCAAGGCGCGCTGGATCAAAGACTGGAATCGGATTGTTCTTGGGAAGTGAAAATAAAATCTGACGGAAAGGGAGAAATTCTCAGGACCATTCAACCTTGTCGATATTCGATATTCGACGTCGAATTTCAAAGAGCGTTGAAAACTTGGAAATTCGATCTCAACGAAGGAACAAACCTAATTATTCCGGTTTCCTTTAAAGTAGATGAAAGAGAATTCTGA
- a CDS encoding methyl-accepting chemotaxis protein, which yields MRKNLPITNKELEIPPAAVLISRTDTKGRISYVSQDFADISGFSEKEMLGEPHNLIRHPDVPAEVYREMWETIQSGNPWSGVVKNRAKSGDHYWVDATITPVMSEGIVSGFMSVRKKATRKQIATAEILFKELHDTNSISIKIKTRFQILSKKLGLAGKIFTYALLVFVPLLFANIEWIHSGMMLLPLIGILCGTLGIVFLIGTILGYRKEIREIIAIQKDIVSGNFLLEIPARKQNSEIAEVYSSLRVLVISVWGLLVQIKENFEKNQELYQYLSQSTEQFQSKTHTQAASVEETASASQELSSTMDEIVKSIHLQSSGLNAINEGIGKVTESIQKVSKSMDDLSFQTSSVKQKASQSEETFGRAILAMDEIKEYSNGISKIISIITSISEKTNLLALNASIESARAGEAGKGFSVVAEEISKLADQTRNSIKDIVSLIGNTAKAVDFGAEKFQESLSIVKELTDYIGEVNSSATIVTASLAAQAEKLNEIRKNTDQVDRLGATVNESSGFQKTASDEISLSMQTISDSSESIARTSEEIKHTVDESVLKAAKLREILKHFRT from the coding sequence ATGAGAAAAAATCTCCCTATTACGAATAAAGAATTAGAGATTCCCCCGGCTGCGGTATTGATTTCGCGTACAGATACGAAAGGAAGAATTTCCTACGTTAGTCAGGATTTCGCGGATATCAGCGGCTTTAGCGAAAAGGAAATGTTGGGCGAACCGCACAACCTGATCCGCCATCCGGATGTTCCGGCGGAGGTGTATCGGGAAATGTGGGAAACGATTCAAAGCGGCAATCCATGGAGCGGCGTGGTTAAGAACCGTGCCAAATCAGGAGATCATTATTGGGTAGATGCGACGATTACTCCGGTGATGAGCGAAGGGATTGTTTCGGGTTTTATGTCCGTTCGAAAAAAAGCGACTCGGAAACAAATCGCTACGGCAGAAATTCTTTTTAAAGAGCTCCATGATACGAATTCGATTTCAATAAAGATAAAAACGAGATTTCAGATCTTATCCAAAAAATTGGGATTAGCCGGAAAAATCTTCACCTATGCTTTGCTTGTATTCGTTCCGCTCTTGTTTGCGAATATAGAATGGATTCATAGTGGAATGATGTTGCTCCCTTTGATTGGAATTCTTTGCGGAACGTTAGGAATTGTTTTTCTAATCGGGACAATTTTGGGTTATCGAAAGGAGATACGGGAAATCATTGCGATTCAGAAAGACATCGTATCGGGGAATTTTCTTTTAGAGATTCCCGCTCGGAAACAAAATTCCGAAATTGCCGAAGTGTATTCTTCATTGAGAGTTCTCGTGATCAGCGTTTGGGGATTGTTGGTTCAGATCAAAGAAAATTTCGAAAAGAATCAGGAACTTTATCAATATCTTTCCCAGTCCACCGAGCAATTCCAATCGAAGACGCATACGCAGGCCGCTTCCGTAGAAGAAACCGCATCGGCTTCTCAGGAATTGTCGTCTACAATGGACGAGATCGTCAAATCGATTCATCTTCAGTCATCCGGCTTGAATGCGATCAACGAAGGAATCGGAAAGGTGACAGAATCGATTCAGAAAGTTTCCAAATCAATGGACGATCTTTCCTTTCAAACTTCTTCTGTAAAACAAAAAGCTTCTCAGAGCGAAGAGACGTTCGGAAGAGCTATTTTGGCAATGGATGAAATCAAGGAATACTCGAACGGAATTTCTAAGATCATCAGCATCATTACTTCCATTTCGGAAAAAACGAATCTTCTCGCGTTAAACGCTTCTATCGAATCTGCAAGAGCGGGCGAAGCGGGAAAAGGTTTCAGCGTGGTCGCGGAAGAAATTTCAAAGCTCGCCGATCAAACACGAAACTCAATTAAGGATATCGTGAGTCTGATCGGAAACACCGCCAAAGCGGTTGACTTCGGCGCAGAAAAATTTCAAGAGTCTTTATCCATCGTGAAAGAACTTACGGATTATATCGGCGAAGTGAATTCTTCCGCTACGATCGTAACGGCATCCTTAGCGGCGCAAGCGGAAAAATTAAACGAAATACGAAAGAACACCGATCAAGTCGATCGACTCGGTGCAACGGTGAACGAATCCTCCGGTTTTCAGAAAACCGCTTCCGATGAAATTTCTTTATCGATGCAGACGATCTCCGATAGTTCCGAGTCCATTGCGAGAACCTCCGAAGAAATTAAACATACCGTTGACGAATCGGTTTTGAAAGCGGCAAAGCTGCGGGAGATCTTAAAACATTTTAGAACATAA
- a CDS encoding M50 family metallopeptidase, with protein MENRFLRLTIFISIAITLFSFWDHHLVSYLKDFIVFIHEIGHAIAALLTGGSVHAIELHGNESGETIAIPSSGKGAFIFVVSAGYLGSCLIGGFLLNRGFSGKMIRPTLISFGAILLLMTISYSKPGNLAQYTGILWGLSFVLLGLFNLRLNQFVLVFIGTSITLYSLYDLLDFTGNIAYTDAGIMATWITGANPAHGVPKSVIVLGYLIALLWSFFSLSIIFVSVKRVFQSQVPSQDFLQEEDSFHFPEDGTMEAPFPGEITPEVMEWFFSKGLDLNGKPLQSEFLEKEES; from the coding sequence ATGGAGAATCGATTTCTCAGGCTGACGATTTTTATTTCGATCGCGATTACGCTTTTTTCTTTTTGGGATCATCACCTTGTCAGTTATCTGAAAGACTTCATCGTTTTCATTCATGAGATCGGTCACGCGATTGCGGCTCTTTTAACGGGCGGCTCGGTTCATGCGATCGAACTGCACGGAAACGAATCCGGGGAAACGATCGCGATTCCAAGTTCTGGAAAAGGCGCGTTTATTTTTGTCGTGTCCGCCGGTTATCTCGGCTCTTGTTTGATCGGCGGTTTTTTATTGAACCGCGGATTTTCCGGAAAGATGATTCGGCCGACTTTGATTTCGTTCGGAGCGATTCTTTTGCTCATGACCATTTCTTATTCAAAGCCGGGTAACTTGGCGCAATATACGGGAATTCTTTGGGGTTTGAGTTTCGTCTTGCTCGGTCTTTTCAATCTAAGATTGAATCAATTCGTTCTTGTGTTTATCGGAACGAGCATCACTCTATACAGCTTATACGATCTTCTCGATTTTACCGGGAACATCGCTTACACGGACGCGGGCATTATGGCGACGTGGATTACGGGCGCAAATCCCGCGCACGGCGTTCCTAAATCGGTAATTGTTCTGGGATATTTGATTGCTCTCCTCTGGTCTTTTTTTAGCTTATCCATCATATTCGTATCGGTTAAAAGAGTTTTCCAATCGCAGGTTCCGAGTCAGGATTTTCTGCAGGAAGAAGACTCATTCCACTTTCCCGAGGACGGAACTATGGAAGCTCCATTCCCAGGAGAAATAACTCCGGAAGTCATGGAATGGTTTTTCAGCAAAGGCTTGGATCTAAACGGAAAACCTTTGCAGTCGGAATTTTTGGAAAAAGAAGAATCATGA
- a CDS encoding UDP-glucuronic acid decarboxylase family protein, with translation MSKKRILITGGAGFIGSHLCARLLNEGNEVICLDNLHTGRKKNIQDLFDHSKFEFIRHDITDPIKLEVDQIYNMACPASPIHYQSNAIKTIKTNVLGMMNMLGLAKRVKARILQASTSEVYGNPLEHPQKESYWGNVNPIGIRSCYDEGKRVAETLCFDYQRNHKVDIRVIRIFNTYGPRMLPDDGRVVSNFIVQALKKEDITLYGEGDQTRSFCYVDDLVEGIIRMMNTENFSGPVNLGNDGEFTVRELAEMVLKETGSSSKIIHKPLPQDDPARRKPDLTLAKKHLGFEPKVPLIEGIRKTIDYFKNNLD, from the coding sequence ATGAGCAAAAAAAGAATTTTGATCACAGGCGGAGCCGGGTTTATCGGATCCCATCTGTGTGCTAGACTTTTAAACGAAGGAAATGAAGTTATCTGCTTGGATAATCTTCATACGGGAAGAAAGAAGAATATCCAAGATCTTTTCGATCATTCTAAGTTCGAATTTATCAGACATGATATAACCGATCCGATCAAACTCGAAGTCGATCAGATTTACAATATGGCTTGTCCTGCAAGTCCGATTCACTATCAGTCCAATGCGATCAAGACGATCAAAACGAACGTACTGGGAATGATGAATATGCTCGGTCTCGCTAAACGGGTGAAAGCGAGAATTCTCCAGGCCTCCACGAGCGAAGTTTACGGGAACCCTCTCGAACATCCTCAAAAAGAATCTTATTGGGGAAACGTAAACCCGATCGGAATCAGAAGCTGCTACGACGAAGGCAAACGGGTTGCGGAAACTCTCTGCTTCGATTATCAAAGAAATCATAAAGTCGACATTCGGGTAATCCGCATCTTCAACACATACGGTCCGAGAATGCTTCCCGACGACGGAAGAGTTGTCAGTAACTTCATCGTACAAGCCCTCAAAAAAGAAGACATAACACTTTACGGAGAAGGGGATCAAACTCGTTCCTTTTGTTATGTCGACGATCTTGTAGAAGGAATCATCCGAATGATGAACACCGAAAATTTCTCGGGTCCGGTCAACCTCGGAAACGACGGAGAGTTTACGGTTCGCGAATTAGCGGAAATGGTTCTGAAGGAAACGGGTTCTTCCTCCAAGATCATTCATAAACCTTTACCGCAGGACGATCCGGCCCGTAGAAAACCGGACTTAACTCTGGCAAAAAAACATCTTGGATTTGAACCTAAGGTTCCTTTAATCGAAGGAATTCGGAAAACCATCGATTACTTTAAAAATAACTTGGATTAA
- a CDS encoding Re/Si-specific NAD(P)(+) transhydrogenase subunit alpha, translating to MNIGILKEAKEETRVSVTPDIVDALKKIGATVLVEKGAGEQSFYHDEDYKKAGASLVSRQDVLSKSNIIVSIHLADPATLAKIKSGTIYLGMFQPAMNAQTIQKLAAKKVEVLSLDAIARITRAQSMDVLSSQATVAGYKAVLLAASHLARFFPMLTTAAGTITPASVLIIGAGVAGLQAIASSRRLGAVVDVFDTRPEVKEQVHSLGAKFVEVEGASHSAAAGGYAVEQTEEYKKRQQEAIDKYAQKADVIITTALIPGRKAPLLITKKIVDNMKSGSVVVDLASSMGGNCEYTKHGQNVVTPKGVTVIGHKNLAGSIPSDASKMFSKNVLNFLKLLIKDKKINLDLNDEILSSTTITHEGEIRHKLTLDALGSKAGSGAAKPKKSAAKK from the coding sequence ATGAATATTGGAATTCTAAAAGAAGCTAAAGAAGAAACAAGAGTATCCGTAACTCCTGATATCGTCGACGCATTGAAAAAGATTGGAGCAACCGTTCTCGTAGAAAAGGGCGCCGGCGAACAATCTTTCTATCACGACGAAGATTATAAAAAAGCGGGAGCAAGTCTCGTATCCCGTCAGGACGTTCTTAGTAAGTCCAATATCATCGTGAGCATTCATCTCGCAGATCCTGCAACTTTAGCAAAGATTAAATCGGGAACGATCTATCTCGGAATGTTCCAACCTGCGATGAATGCACAAACCATCCAAAAACTCGCGGCTAAAAAAGTCGAAGTTCTGAGCTTGGATGCGATTGCGAGAATCACCAGAGCGCAGTCTATGGACGTGCTTTCTTCTCAGGCGACCGTTGCGGGTTACAAAGCGGTTCTGCTTGCCGCTTCTCATTTAGCTCGTTTTTTCCCGATGCTTACTACCGCAGCGGGAACCATCACTCCGGCTTCCGTTTTGATTATCGGAGCGGGCGTTGCGGGTTTACAAGCGATCGCTTCCAGCAGAAGATTAGGAGCGGTTGTGGACGTGTTCGATACAAGACCGGAAGTGAAGGAACAAGTTCACTCTCTCGGCGCTAAGTTCGTGGAAGTAGAAGGGGCTTCTCACTCTGCGGCGGCCGGCGGTTATGCGGTGGAACAAACCGAAGAATACAAAAAGCGCCAGCAAGAAGCTATCGATAAATACGCACAGAAAGCGGATGTAATCATTACTACCGCCTTGATTCCGGGCAGGAAAGCGCCGTTGCTCATAACGAAAAAAATCGTGGATAACATGAAATCCGGTTCGGTCGTTGTAGACCTCGCCTCTTCCATGGGTGGAAACTGCGAATATACGAAACATGGACAGAACGTAGTAACACCAAAAGGTGTAACCGTAATCGGTCACAAAAACCTCGCGGGTTCCATTCCGAGCGATGCTTCTAAAATGTTCAGCAAGAACGTTTTAAACTTTCTCAAACTTTTGATTAAGGACAAGAAGATCAATCTCGACTTGAACGATGAGATTCTTTCTTCTACGACGATCACTCACGAAGGCGAGATTCGTCACAAACTTACATTGGATGCATTGGGATCAAAAGCGGGTTCAGGAGCAGCAAAACCGAAGAAGAGCGCTGCCAAGAAATAA
- a CDS encoding phosphatase PAP2 family protein — protein sequence MIQIVDQIDFSLSTWIRTNLHNPKLSHVLSKINRGEVFLIILLPFLYFKSDLPISWYWVLLFTGLVTYANDRFVLFLKRLIARKRPLITVAGKVDSNPDMKHSFPSAHAANSMTAVLILVLLFQFSPALILISFLAGVGRLLSLHHFVSDVIGGWIIGTFFGFAGLFLGSALLRFCCS from the coding sequence TTGATACAAATCGTAGACCAAATCGATTTTTCGCTCTCTACTTGGATTCGGACCAATCTCCACAATCCTAAGTTGAGTCACGTACTTTCCAAAATCAATCGCGGAGAAGTTTTTCTTATCATTCTTCTACCGTTTCTTTACTTCAAGAGCGATCTTCCGATTTCTTGGTATTGGGTTTTGCTTTTTACCGGACTTGTGACGTATGCAAACGACCGCTTCGTTTTATTTCTCAAGCGCCTGATCGCGAGAAAACGACCGTTGATTACCGTTGCCGGCAAAGTGGATTCGAATCCGGACATGAAACATTCGTTTCCGTCGGCGCACGCGGCGAATTCGATGACTGCGGTTTTGATTCTTGTGCTTTTGTTTCAGTTTTCTCCGGCCTTGATTCTGATTAGTTTCTTAGCCGGAGTCGGTAGGCTGCTTTCTCTGCATCACTTTGTAAGCGATGTGATCGGCGGTTGGATTATCGGAACGTTTTTCGGTTTTGCCGGTTTATTTCTTGGCAGCGCTCTTCTTCGGTTTTGCTGCTCCTGA